A portion of the Glycine max cultivar Williams 82 chromosome 10, Glycine_max_v4.0, whole genome shotgun sequence genome contains these proteins:
- the LOC100775780 gene encoding tetraspanin-6, producing the protein MYRFSNTVIGFLNLFTLLASIPIIGAGLWMARSSTTCENFLQTPLLVIGFVVLVVSLAGFIGACFHVACALWLYLVVMLFLIAALMGFTIFGFGVTSKGGGVEVPGRVYKEYRLQDYSPWLRKRIQDPRYWNTIRGCILGSKTCEKLASWTPLDYMQRDMSPIQSGCCKPPTACTYNVATTMMTQDPDCYRWNNAPNLLCYECDSCKAGVLEDIRGNWHKLSVLTVTMLVLLIGIYSIGCCAFRNTRRAETDYPYGENRMTKVRPRWDYHWWRWLHDRREQLY; encoded by the exons aTGTATAGGTTCAGCAACACAGTAATCGGGTTCTTGAACTTGTTCACACTTTTAGCATCCATACCAATAATTGGAGCAGGTCTATGGATGGCAAGGAGCAGCACAACCTGTGAGAATTTTCTCCAAACCCCTCTTTTGGTTATAGGATTCGTTGTGCTAGTGGTGTCACTAGCAGGCTTCATTGGTGCATGTTTTCATGTGGCATGTGCACTATGGTTGTACTTGGTGGTCATGTTGTTCCTCATAGCAGCACTCATGGGCTTCACAATATTTGGTTTTGGTGTGACTAGCAAGGGCGGTGGTGTGGAAGTGCCTGGAAGGGTTTACAAGGAGTATCGTCTTCAAGATTACTCACCATGGTTGAGGAAGAGAATTCAGGATCCTCGCTATTGGAACACTATTAGAGGCTGTATTTTGGGGTCTAAAACTTGTGAAAAGCTTGCCTCTTGGACCCCTCTTGATTATATGCAAAGGGATATGTCTCCAATACAG TCTGGATGTTGTAAGCCACCAACTGCTTGCACTTACAACGTGGCAACAACAATGATGACTCAAGACCCTGATTGCTACAGGTGGAACAATGCCCCTAATTTGCTATGCTATGAGTGTGATTCTTGCAAAGCTGGTGTGCTTGAAGACATAAGAGGGAATTGGCACAAGCTCTCGGTTCTCACAGTCACCATGCTTGTGCTTCTCATAGGGATTTATTCCATTGGGTGCTGTGCTTTCAGAAACACAAGAAGAGCTGAAACGGATTATCCCTATGGTGAAAACCGCATGACCAAAGTCCGACCTAGATGGGATTACCATTG GTGGAGGTGGTTACATGACAGGAGAGAACAGCTTTATTAG
- the LOC100805722 gene encoding serine carboxypeptidase-like 27, with the protein MMGYPSRLYLVLLLSICGVVSLASPIEDQKRDRITQLPGQPKNVGFAQYSGYVTVNEQSGRSLFYWLVEAPVKRGPKSRPLVLWLNGGPGCSSIAYGASEEIGPFHIRPDGKSLYLNPYAWNNLANVLFLDSPAGVGFSYSNKSTDLYTFGDQKTAEDAYTFLVNWFERFPQYKHREFYIAGESYAGHYVPQLGQIVYEKNKGIKNPVINFKGFMVGNAVTDDYHDYIGTFEYWWTHGLVSDSTYRMLRIACNFGSSQHPSVQCMQALRVATVEQGNIDPYSVYTRPCNNTASLRRGLKGRYPWMSRAYDPCTERYSDLYFNRPEVQKAFHANVTGIPYAWKACSDIVGNYWTDSPLSMLPIYRELISAGLRIWVYSGDTDAVVPMTATRYSIDALKLPTIINWYPWYDNGKVGGWSQVYKGLTLVTVRGAGHEVPLHRPRQAFILFRSFLENKSMPSTS; encoded by the exons ATGATGGGTTATCCTTCAAGACTCTATCTTGTTTTGCTTTTGTCCATTTGTGGGGTGGTTTCTTTAGCTTCCCCAATTGAAGATCAGAAGAGAGATAGAATTACTCAGCTTCCAGGGCAGCCAAAGAATGTGGGATTTGCTCAGTATTCAGGTTATGTGACTGTGAATGAGCAAAGTGGAAGATCACTTTTTTACTGGTTGGTGGAGGCACCAGTGAAGCGTGGACCAAAGTCAAGGCCACTAGTGTTGTGGCTCAATGGTGgtccaggatgttcctctatTGCTTATGGTGCATCTGAGGAAATTGGTCCTTTTCACATTAGGCCTGATGGCAAGTCACTTTACTTGAACCCTTATGCTTGGAACAATT TGGCAAATGTACTGTTCCTTGATTCTCCTGCTGGTGTTGGCTTTTCATATTCCAATAAGTCAACAGATCTGTATACATTTGGTGACCAGAAAACAG CTGAAGATGCATATACTTTTCTTGTTAATTGGTTTGAAAGATTTCCTCAATATAAGCATAGAGAATTCTACATTGCTGGAGAAAGTTATGCAG GTCACTATGTTCCCCAGTTGGGTCAAATTGTTTACGAGAAAAATAAGGGAATCAAGAATccagttataaattttaagggATTTATG GTTGGTAATGCTGTTACTGATGATTATCATGATTATATTGGCACATTTGAATATTGGTGGACCCATGGTTTGGTTTCAGATTCCACGTATAGGATGCTAAGAATTGCCTGCAATTTTGGTTCCTCTCAGCATCCATCAGTGCAATGCATGCAGGCTCTCAGAGTTGCAACTGTGGAGCAGGGAAACATCGATCCATATAGCGTTTATACGCggccttgtaacaatacagcatCACTCAGACGCGGCTTGAAGGGGCGCTAT CCATGGATGTCTCGAGCATATGATCCATGTACTGAAAGGTATTCTGATTTGTATTTCAACCGTCCAGAAGTTCAGAAGGCATTTCATGCCAATGTAACTGGGATTCCTTATGCATGGAAAGCTTGCAG TGATATTGTTGGGAACTATTGGACTGATTCTCCATTATCTATGCTTCCTATATATCGAGAACTTATTAGTGCTGGTCTCCGAATATGGGTCTACAG TGGAGACACTGATGCAGTGGTTCCAATGACTGCTACTCGATATTCAATTGATGCCTTGAAGCTACCTACCATCATCAATTGGTACCCTTGGTATGATAATGGCAAG GTTGGTGGGTGGAGTCAAGTTTATAAAGGGTTGACATTGGTTACAGTAAGAGGAGCTGGACATGAGGTTCCTCTTCATAGGCCCCGTCAAGCATTCATTCTTTTTAGGTCATTCTTGGAAAACAAGTCCATGCCATCCACAAGTTAG